A single window of Archangium gephyra DNA harbors:
- a CDS encoding adenosine deaminase encodes MARDLIDLHIHVGSSVAPHVLWSLAHQQGFKLPVKDYFEFVELITSRPGKVGSLEDYLKILHTYTEKIQSSPMAVERSVYEIIGKEYRGSRVSQIELRFNPMKRNLNSELDLDHIIHAALRGMDRAMLEYGVKAGLIFCLAREFDHRLNSIIVDKAIKYRSRGVYGIDLAGTETHALELEPTVVAQYEDLFARARKAGLKCTVHTGETKGTGAEGVMAVVEKLKPHRIGHGIRAAYDESAMKLLRERDVVLELCPTSNIHTRAVEGLDELKHIMRTFWDRGVKFTLNTDGTYLLETDMLREVELVEKNGLLSTEQVDQTLAWARQYSFIPT; translated from the coding sequence ATGGCACGCGATCTCATCGATCTGCACATCCACGTGGGTAGCTCCGTGGCTCCCCACGTCCTCTGGTCCCTCGCGCACCAGCAGGGCTTCAAGCTTCCCGTGAAGGACTACTTCGAGTTCGTCGAGCTCATCACCTCGCGTCCCGGCAAGGTGGGCAGCCTCGAGGACTATCTGAAGATCCTCCACACCTATACGGAGAAGATTCAAAGCTCGCCCATGGCCGTCGAGCGCTCCGTCTACGAGATCATCGGCAAGGAGTACCGTGGCAGCCGCGTCTCGCAGATCGAGCTGCGCTTCAACCCCATGAAGCGCAACCTCAACTCGGAGCTGGACCTGGACCACATCATCCACGCGGCGCTGCGGGGCATGGACCGGGCCATGCTCGAGTACGGGGTGAAGGCGGGCCTCATCTTCTGTCTGGCCCGCGAGTTCGACCACCGGCTCAACAGCATCATCGTGGACAAGGCCATCAAGTACCGCAGCCGCGGCGTGTATGGCATCGACCTGGCCGGCACGGAGACGCACGCGCTGGAGCTGGAGCCCACCGTGGTGGCGCAGTACGAGGACCTCTTCGCCCGCGCGCGCAAGGCCGGTCTCAAGTGCACCGTGCACACCGGGGAGACGAAGGGCACCGGCGCCGAGGGCGTCATGGCCGTGGTGGAGAAGCTCAAGCCCCACCGCATCGGCCACGGCATCCGCGCCGCCTACGACGAGTCCGCCATGAAGCTTCTGCGCGAGCGCGACGTCGTGCTCGAGCTGTGCCCCACCTCCAACATCCACACCCGCGCTGTGGAGGGGCTCGATGAGCTCAAGCACATCATGCGCACCTTCTGGGACCGGGGCGTGAAGTTCACGCTCAACACCGACGGCACCTACCTCCTGGAGACGGACATGCTCCGCGAGGTGGAGCTCGTCGAGAAGAACGGCCTGCTCTCCACCGAGCAGGTGGATCAGACGCTCGCCTGGGCGCGCCAGTACTCCTTCATTCCCACGTGA
- a CDS encoding Smr/MutS family protein, which yields MSDRGSPKKKSESFNNPFKSALADLKKKQAEPPKKPQAPPPPSKPSKSRRGQEEDDLSLFLSAMDGVEQITHRGAEPPPPNPRLPEIIDENAEALAELAELVAGQGDFDFSGSDEYIEGAAPGIDARLLRSLRRGDFSLQGRLDLHGMTQAEAKGAVDRFLSESRRAHKRCVLIVHGRGLNSQDQIPVLKQRIREWLAQKSIGKTVLAFATARPQDGGAGAVYVLLRR from the coding sequence ATGAGCGATCGCGGCTCCCCCAAGAAGAAGAGCGAAAGCTTCAACAACCCCTTCAAGTCCGCCCTGGCGGACCTCAAGAAGAAGCAGGCCGAGCCGCCCAAGAAGCCCCAGGCTCCTCCCCCGCCCTCCAAGCCCTCCAAGTCCAGGCGTGGCCAGGAGGAGGACGACCTGTCCCTCTTCCTCTCCGCCATGGACGGCGTCGAGCAGATCACCCACCGCGGGGCCGAGCCTCCCCCGCCCAATCCCCGTCTTCCCGAGATCATCGACGAGAACGCCGAGGCCCTCGCCGAGCTCGCCGAGCTCGTGGCCGGCCAGGGCGACTTCGATTTCTCCGGCTCCGACGAGTACATCGAGGGCGCCGCTCCGGGCATCGACGCGCGCCTGCTTCGCTCGCTGCGCCGGGGTGACTTCTCGCTCCAGGGACGCCTCGATCTGCATGGCATGACCCAGGCCGAGGCCAAGGGCGCCGTGGACCGCTTCCTCTCCGAGAGCCGCCGCGCCCACAAGCGCTGCGTGCTCATCGTCCACGGGCGCGGTTTGAACTCCCAGGATCAGATCCCCGTTCTCAAGCAACGCATCCGGGAGTGGCTCGCCCAGAAGAGCATCGGCAAGACGGTGTTGGCGTTCGCTACCGCACGTCCCCAGGACGGAGGCGCGGGCGCCGTCTACGTGCTGCTCCGCCGTTAG
- a CDS encoding trans-sulfuration enzyme family protein: MIHPKESPCTAGTGRKLATRVVRTVSGTDARTGASSVPIYQASTFHHASLENPPEYDYTRSGNPTRQALEDTIAQLEGGARGFAFSSGMAAISTAFMLLSNGDHVICSEDVYGGTYRLLTTILGRMGIETTFVDATDLDRLEAARRPNTRAVFLETPSNPTLKITDIAAVAEWARKHGLLTMLDNTFMTPCLQRPIELGIDIVVHSATKFLGGHSDVLAGLAVVSNERLGHKLKHLQNGLGSVLGVQDSWLLMRGMKTLLARMECAERSARQLADWLTRQPSVTRVYYPGLPEHPGRAIHERQSQGYGAIVSFDVGSGERARKVLEHVTLPLVAVSLGAVESILSYPALMSHAAMPREIRLQRGIGDGLLRYSVGLEALEDILGDLDQALHAARA; this comes from the coding sequence ATGATTCATCCCAAGGAGAGTCCCTGTACCGCCGGCACCGGCCGGAAGCTGGCCACGCGGGTCGTCCGCACCGTCTCGGGGACGGATGCGCGCACCGGTGCCTCCAGCGTTCCCATCTACCAGGCGTCCACCTTCCACCACGCCTCGCTCGAGAATCCCCCGGAGTATGACTACACGCGCTCGGGGAACCCGACCCGGCAGGCGCTCGAGGACACCATCGCCCAGCTCGAGGGCGGGGCGCGCGGCTTCGCCTTCTCCTCGGGGATGGCCGCGATCTCCACCGCCTTCATGCTGCTGTCCAACGGGGACCACGTCATCTGCTCCGAGGACGTGTACGGCGGCACGTACCGGCTGCTGACGACGATCCTCGGGCGGATGGGCATCGAGACGACCTTCGTCGACGCGACGGACCTGGACAGGCTCGAGGCCGCGCGCCGGCCGAACACCCGGGCGGTGTTCCTGGAGACGCCGTCCAATCCGACGCTGAAGATCACCGACATCGCCGCGGTGGCGGAGTGGGCCCGGAAGCACGGCCTGCTGACGATGCTGGACAACACCTTCATGACGCCGTGCCTCCAGCGCCCCATCGAGCTGGGCATCGACATCGTGGTGCACAGCGCGACCAAGTTCCTCGGGGGCCACAGCGACGTGCTGGCCGGGCTCGCGGTGGTGTCCAACGAGCGGCTGGGCCACAAGCTCAAGCACCTGCAGAACGGCCTGGGCAGCGTGCTGGGCGTGCAGGACTCCTGGCTGCTGATGCGCGGGATGAAGACGCTCCTGGCCCGGATGGAGTGCGCCGAGCGCAGCGCGCGGCAACTGGCGGACTGGCTGACGCGGCAGCCCTCGGTGACACGGGTGTACTACCCCGGACTGCCGGAGCATCCCGGGCGCGCCATCCACGAGCGTCAGTCCCAGGGGTACGGGGCCATCGTGTCCTTCGATGTCGGCTCGGGAGAGCGCGCGCGGAAGGTGCTCGAGCACGTCACGCTTCCCCTGGTGGCGGTCAGCCTGGGTGCGGTGGAGAGCATCCTGTCCTATCCGGCCCTGATGTCGCACGCGGCCATGCCCCGGGAGATCCGCCTCCAGCGGGGCATCGGAGATGGGCTGCTGCGCTACTCCGTCGGTCTGGAGGCGCTGGAGGACATCCTCGGAGACCTCGACCAGGCGCTCCACGCGGCGCGTGCATGA
- a CDS encoding trans-sulfuration enzyme family protein — MKLESLLAQIGSVSDSVTGAVSFPVHHATAFRHPRLGQSTGFDYARTKSPTRAVLEEAIARLESGDAGFACSSGMAALQLVFSLFGQGAHLLVSLDLYGGTYRLLEKVLSRYGISATYVDTNDLDALESAFRPGVTKAVLLETPTNPLMKITDIERVCRWARARELISIVDNTLMTPFFQRPIELGADLVVHSASKYLGGHNDVLAGLVVTRVKALSEQVAFLHNSMGAVLGPQDSWLLMRGMKTLALRMERHQENALRIAHWLAAHPLVEQVYHPGLESHPGHALQKRQASGNTGIFSFKLKDARLVEPVLRHLQLIAFAESLGGVESLMTYPTVQTHADIPEEMRRRVGVDERLLRYSVGIEHVDDLIADLWQAFEAARKEVQAS, encoded by the coding sequence ATGAAGCTCGAAAGCCTGCTGGCACAGATTGGTTCCGTTTCTGATTCCGTGACGGGCGCGGTCAGTTTTCCCGTCCATCACGCCACCGCCTTCCGGCATCCGCGCCTGGGGCAGAGCACCGGGTTCGACTACGCGCGGACGAAGAGCCCCACGCGGGCCGTCCTGGAGGAGGCCATCGCCCGGCTCGAGTCGGGAGACGCCGGCTTCGCGTGTAGCTCGGGCATGGCGGCGCTCCAGCTCGTCTTCTCCCTGTTCGGGCAGGGCGCGCACCTGCTCGTGTCGTTGGATCTGTACGGCGGCACGTACCGGCTGCTGGAGAAGGTGCTCTCCCGGTACGGCATCTCCGCGACCTACGTGGACACCAATGATCTGGACGCGCTCGAGTCGGCGTTCCGGCCCGGCGTGACGAAGGCGGTGCTGCTGGAGACGCCCACCAACCCGTTGATGAAGATCACCGACATCGAGCGGGTGTGCCGCTGGGCCCGGGCCCGCGAGCTGATCTCCATCGTGGACAACACGCTGATGACGCCGTTCTTCCAGCGGCCCATCGAGCTGGGCGCGGACCTCGTCGTACACAGTGCCTCCAAGTACCTGGGTGGACACAACGACGTGCTGGCGGGCCTGGTGGTGACGCGGGTCAAGGCGCTGTCCGAGCAGGTGGCGTTCCTGCACAACTCCATGGGCGCGGTGCTGGGGCCGCAGGACAGCTGGCTGCTCATGCGCGGGATGAAGACGCTGGCGCTGCGGATGGAGCGCCATCAGGAGAACGCGCTGCGCATCGCCCACTGGCTGGCGGCGCATCCGCTCGTCGAGCAGGTCTACCACCCGGGCCTGGAGAGCCACCCGGGACATGCCCTGCAGAAGCGGCAGGCCTCGGGGAACACGGGCATCTTCTCCTTCAAGCTGAAGGACGCCCGCCTCGTCGAGCCCGTGCTTCGTCACCTCCAGTTGATCGCCTTCGCGGAGAGCCTCGGAGGGGTGGAGTCCTTGATGACGTACCCCACCGTGCAGACGCATGCGGACATCCCGGAGGAGATGCGCCGCCGGGTGGGTGTGGACGAGCGGTTGCTCCGGTACTCGGTGGGAATCGAGCACGTGGACGATCTCATCGCCGATCTGTGGCAGGCCTTCGAGGCCGCCCGAAAGGAGGTTCAAGCGTCATGA
- the thrA gene encoding bifunctional aspartate kinase/homoserine dehydrogenase I: MSSNPSHPAASRPWCVYKFGGSSVGTPGRLPRVLSLISEAERPLAVVVSALGDTTDWLISAANAAARGDAAGSGAELSRVRSLARSIASTVLEGAVLTAHEKSVEQLLAPIERLLTGVELTRECTPATLDEVLSVGERISSELVARALTARGIPALAVDARTFLVTDETAGAARVDIEASRARLTPLLPGWEGKVPVITGFIARSHQGRTTTLGRNGSDYTATLLSWLLGARQVTVWTDVPGVMTADPALVADAYPVPRMTYAEALELAHFGTRMFHPRTMIPLLESGAALHIRGTTEPDAPGTRIDAEGNPDPHRPTSVTSLERLALLHVESLRPTLSEPLGHRVLQALEAARITVWGGTLSALAPSISLVVPQAQAERAHAVLEEALRGERERREVRVPPPHAPVTLVTLVAESMGHRPNVAGRFFHALGNVGVNVRAILQGASSRSVSCAVDAEDTAVAVRTVHSAFNLNETEINVVLVGKGTVGGRLLAQLAENAKTLKARHGVALRLVGVVDSRRVLFEPRGLPPAEVHARLADVSPGTATPPDVKPLLDRLSRLSVPVLVDCTAADGMETLYAEAFRRGIHVVAANKKPLARPWKECDSLQALARAHFRTWHYETTVGASLPVIETLKNLVRTGDRVERIEGCFSGSLGAICHALMDGVPLSQAVRTARANGYTEPHPRDDLSGLDVARKALILARELGLELELEDVAVEPLVPPEHLREDDPETFLRTLGSLDADVSAQVSRYRAAGRSLRYLAQILPNAPGGPRVKVGPVAVDAAHPATGLKGAEAMVSFFTERYREFPLIVRGAGAGGEVTAAGVLADILRLAQNVRGRR, translated from the coding sequence GTGAGCAGCAATCCCTCGCACCCCGCCGCGAGCAGGCCGTGGTGTGTCTATAAATTCGGTGGTTCCTCTGTCGGCACGCCCGGACGGCTGCCGCGCGTCCTCTCCCTCATCTCCGAGGCCGAGCGCCCGCTCGCCGTCGTGGTGTCCGCGCTCGGCGATACCACGGACTGGCTCATCTCCGCGGCCAACGCCGCCGCCCGGGGAGACGCGGCCGGCAGCGGCGCGGAGCTGTCCCGGGTCCGGAGCCTCGCCCGGTCCATCGCGAGCACGGTGCTCGAGGGGGCTGTCCTCACCGCGCACGAGAAGTCGGTGGAGCAGCTCCTGGCCCCCATCGAGCGGCTGCTCACGGGCGTGGAGCTGACCCGCGAGTGCACGCCCGCCACGCTCGACGAGGTGCTCTCCGTGGGCGAGCGCATCTCCTCGGAGCTCGTCGCACGGGCCCTGACGGCCCGGGGCATTCCCGCGCTCGCGGTGGACGCGCGCACCTTCCTCGTCACCGATGAGACGGCGGGCGCGGCCCGGGTCGACATCGAGGCGAGCCGCGCCCGGCTCACACCGCTCCTGCCGGGCTGGGAGGGCAAGGTGCCCGTCATCACGGGCTTCATCGCCCGCTCGCACCAGGGGCGCACCACCACGCTGGGCCGCAATGGCTCCGACTACACCGCCACGCTGCTCTCGTGGCTGCTCGGGGCCCGGCAGGTGACGGTGTGGACGGACGTGCCCGGCGTCATGACGGCGGACCCGGCCCTGGTGGCGGACGCCTACCCCGTGCCGCGCATGACGTACGCGGAGGCACTCGAGCTGGCCCACTTCGGCACCCGCATGTTCCACCCGCGCACGATGATTCCGCTGCTCGAGAGCGGGGCCGCGCTGCACATCCGCGGCACCACCGAGCCGGACGCACCGGGCACGCGCATCGACGCCGAGGGCAACCCGGATCCCCACCGGCCCACCAGTGTCACGAGTCTGGAGCGTCTGGCGCTCCTCCACGTCGAGTCCCTGCGTCCCACGCTCAGCGAGCCGCTCGGCCATCGCGTGTTGCAGGCGCTCGAGGCGGCCCGCATCACCGTGTGGGGCGGGACGCTGTCCGCGCTGGCGCCCTCCATCTCCCTGGTGGTGCCCCAGGCGCAGGCGGAGCGGGCCCACGCCGTGCTCGAGGAGGCGCTGCGAGGCGAGCGCGAGCGGCGGGAGGTGCGCGTTCCTCCGCCCCACGCGCCGGTGACGCTGGTCACCCTCGTCGCCGAGTCCATGGGCCACCGGCCGAACGTGGCGGGCCGGTTCTTCCACGCGCTCGGGAACGTGGGAGTGAACGTGCGTGCCATCCTCCAGGGGGCCAGCTCGCGCAGCGTGTCGTGCGCCGTGGACGCCGAGGACACGGCCGTGGCGGTGCGCACCGTGCACAGTGCCTTCAACCTCAACGAGACGGAGATCAACGTCGTCCTGGTGGGGAAGGGGACGGTGGGCGGACGGTTGCTCGCCCAGCTCGCGGAGAACGCGAAGACGCTCAAGGCCCGGCATGGCGTGGCCCTGCGGCTGGTGGGCGTGGTGGACAGCCGCCGCGTTCTCTTCGAGCCCCGGGGCCTGCCTCCCGCCGAGGTCCACGCGAGGCTCGCGGACGTGTCCCCGGGCACCGCGACGCCTCCGGACGTGAAGCCGCTGCTCGACCGGCTGTCGCGCCTGTCCGTGCCGGTGCTGGTGGACTGCACCGCGGCGGACGGAATGGAGACGCTCTACGCCGAGGCGTTCCGGCGGGGCATCCACGTGGTGGCGGCCAACAAGAAGCCGCTCGCGCGTCCCTGGAAGGAGTGTGACTCCCTGCAGGCCCTGGCCCGCGCGCACTTCCGCACCTGGCACTACGAGACCACCGTGGGCGCAAGTCTCCCGGTCATCGAGACGCTGAAGAACCTGGTGCGCACGGGGGATCGCGTGGAGCGCATCGAGGGGTGCTTCTCCGGCTCGCTCGGCGCCATCTGCCATGCGCTGATGGACGGCGTGCCCCTCTCGCAGGCGGTGCGGACGGCCCGGGCGAACGGCTACACCGAGCCCCACCCGCGGGATGACCTGTCGGGCCTGGACGTGGCGCGCAAGGCCCTCATCCTCGCGCGGGAGCTGGGACTGGAGCTCGAGTTGGAGGACGTGGCCGTGGAGCCGCTCGTCCCGCCCGAGCACCTGCGCGAGGACGACCCCGAGACCTTCCTGCGCACCCTGGGCTCGCTGGACGCGGACGTGAGCGCCCAGGTGTCCCGCTACCGCGCGGCGGGCAGGAGCCTGCGCTACCTCGCCCAGATACTTCCCAACGCTCCCGGGGGGCCCCGCGTGAAGGTGGGCCCGGTGGCGGTGGACGCAGCGCACCCGGCCACCGGGTTGAAGGGCGCGGAGGCGATGGTGTCCTTCTTCACCGAGCGCTACCGCGAGTTTCCCCTCATCGTCCGCGGAGCCGGCGCGGGCGGTGAGGTCACCGCCGCCGGTGTGTTGGCCGACATCCTGCGCCTCGCCCAGAACGTGCGGGGAAGGAGATGA
- a CDS encoding ATP-binding protein yields the protein MLTRYARQGPLASDGSIQWEADAQTLRCLSVNEQARNLGFPREQWLGEERFLSGTVFAPDRELFLSACRAAARGARIQERCRARSADGRTRWMALTLEPECLGRTRFLRGRMVEPPPEGSVTRGVPPLIVAHFDRELRHLDVNRGVEEVTGLPVASFIGRTNEELRMPPRLVRHWHEELHRVFRREEGRWFEFEFPPREESGPQGRTLFRAHLEPVFDSRGQVLSVRCETYRLRSACRARRFARASPPVGNPEADRLRQALHASRAREAELEQRLQQAERRADALSLESRRQKGELQTLLELLPVGIGIAREPLCQHVQQNAWFARLLEVPLETNVSLSAPEHERIQGVRLLHEGRELRPEEMPLQRAAATGEKVPGMELELEVRGRRHTSLLASAAPLLDEAHQPRGAIVSFLDITSRTRAMEAQRFLADSSAALASSLEPEQTFQILVRLCVPGLASMAVLLGSQEEGTLGLLSMAHAEPELEPLLARAFQHFHASPAHPLHDVMRTGLPRSIPATEEPGFWEGNEDPEWWHVRQRLALRSVMLVPISSHQRVTNVLVLGSPERVYTQDDCTFAREFAAHAATALDNARLYHEARQAVAVRDEFLGIAGHELRTPLTALKLGLQNLSRQAEALGQRERLEKWLTNCQRQGERLGRLVNDLLDVGRLTSGRLALVCQEMELPALVEEVVGRMRPELERAGCRVSLALESPLTGSWDRSRLDQVLTNLLSNAAKYGKGRPIEIRASALPEDRVCVSVRDEGIGITPEDQARIFGRFERAVSERHYGGLGLGLWISQQLVVRFGGHIGVKSEPGKGATFTVELPRRVETEEGVECRSQTPSWPGQQKAAAAEALALMEGDSLCRTILAALWEGIVVQDSEGNIITANASAEHILGLSLDQLTGRTSMDPRWRAIREDGSDFPGQEHPAMVALRTGRPVRNVTMGIYRPDGSRAWLLVNAQPLLRDGEPAPYMVVASFFDMTGQRKQA from the coding sequence ATGCTGACCCGCTACGCCCGGCAAGGCCCGCTCGCAAGCGACGGGAGCATCCAGTGGGAGGCGGATGCGCAAACCTTGCGCTGCCTGTCGGTGAACGAGCAGGCCCGGAACCTCGGTTTCCCGCGCGAGCAGTGGTTGGGCGAGGAGCGCTTCCTTTCCGGCACGGTGTTCGCGCCCGACCGGGAGCTCTTCCTCTCCGCATGCCGGGCCGCCGCCCGGGGCGCGAGGATCCAGGAGCGCTGCCGTGCCCGCTCGGCGGATGGCCGCACCCGCTGGATGGCGCTCACGTTGGAGCCGGAGTGCCTCGGACGCACCCGGTTCCTCCGGGGACGGATGGTGGAGCCCCCGCCAGAAGGCTCGGTCACACGGGGCGTGCCCCCCCTCATCGTGGCCCACTTCGACCGCGAACTGCGCCACCTCGATGTGAACCGCGGGGTGGAGGAAGTCACCGGGCTGCCCGTCGCCTCCTTCATCGGAAGGACGAACGAGGAGCTCCGCATGCCCCCGCGGCTCGTCCGGCATTGGCATGAAGAGCTGCATCGCGTCTTCCGGCGGGAGGAGGGCCGGTGGTTCGAGTTCGAGTTCCCTCCCCGGGAAGAGTCAGGGCCCCAGGGACGCACGCTCTTCCGGGCCCACCTGGAGCCCGTCTTCGACTCGCGGGGCCAAGTCCTGTCGGTGCGGTGCGAGACCTACCGGCTTCGCTCCGCCTGCCGAGCGCGCCGGTTCGCGCGAGCCTCGCCACCGGTGGGGAACCCCGAGGCGGACCGGCTTCGCCAGGCCCTGCACGCGTCGCGCGCGCGGGAGGCGGAGCTGGAGCAGCGCCTCCAGCAAGCGGAGCGGCGTGCCGACGCACTCTCCCTGGAATCGCGGCGCCAGAAGGGTGAGCTCCAGACCCTGCTGGAGCTGCTTCCCGTGGGCATCGGCATCGCGAGGGAGCCCTTGTGCCAGCACGTCCAGCAGAATGCCTGGTTCGCGCGCCTGCTGGAGGTCCCCCTGGAGACCAACGTGTCGCTCAGCGCGCCCGAGCACGAGCGCATCCAGGGCGTGCGCCTCCTGCACGAGGGCCGGGAGCTGCGGCCCGAGGAGATGCCCCTGCAGCGGGCGGCCGCCACCGGCGAGAAGGTGCCCGGCATGGAGCTCGAGCTCGAGGTGCGGGGACGGCGGCACACCTCGCTGCTCGCGTCCGCGGCCCCGCTCCTCGACGAGGCACACCAGCCCCGCGGCGCCATCGTCAGCTTCCTCGACATCACCTCGCGCACGCGCGCCATGGAGGCCCAGCGCTTCCTGGCCGACAGCAGCGCGGCACTGGCCTCCTCGCTGGAGCCGGAGCAGACGTTCCAGATACTCGTCCGGCTGTGCGTTCCCGGGCTCGCCAGCATGGCCGTCCTCCTCGGCTCCCAGGAGGAGGGCACCCTCGGCCTGCTGTCCATGGCGCACGCGGAGCCCGAGCTCGAGCCGCTGCTCGCCCGGGCCTTCCAGCACTTCCACGCCTCCCCGGCACATCCCCTCCATGACGTCATGCGCACGGGGTTGCCCCGGAGCATCCCGGCGACGGAAGAGCCGGGCTTCTGGGAAGGCAACGAGGATCCGGAGTGGTGGCACGTGCGTCAGCGGCTCGCCCTGCGCTCCGTCATGCTCGTCCCCATCTCCTCGCACCAGCGCGTCACCAACGTGTTGGTGCTGGGCTCGCCGGAGCGCGTCTACACCCAGGACGACTGCACCTTCGCCCGGGAGTTCGCCGCCCATGCGGCCACCGCCCTCGACAACGCGAGGCTCTACCACGAGGCCCGCCAGGCCGTGGCCGTGCGCGACGAGTTCCTCGGCATCGCCGGGCACGAGCTGCGTACGCCCCTCACCGCGTTGAAGCTCGGGTTGCAGAACCTCTCCCGGCAGGCCGAGGCCCTGGGCCAGCGGGAGCGCCTGGAGAAGTGGCTCACCAACTGCCAGCGGCAGGGCGAGCGGTTGGGCCGGCTGGTCAATGATCTCCTGGACGTGGGACGGCTCACCTCCGGGCGCCTGGCCCTGGTGTGCCAGGAGATGGAGCTTCCCGCCCTGGTGGAGGAGGTGGTGGGGCGCATGCGGCCCGAGCTGGAGCGTGCGGGCTGTCGCGTGTCGCTGGCGCTGGAGTCCCCCCTCACCGGGAGCTGGGATCGCTCGCGGTTGGATCAGGTGCTGACCAACCTGCTGTCCAACGCGGCGAAATACGGCAAGGGGCGGCCCATTGAGATCCGCGCCTCGGCCCTGCCGGAGGACAGGGTGTGCGTGAGCGTGCGGGACGAAGGCATCGGCATCACCCCCGAGGACCAGGCCCGCATCTTCGGGCGTTTCGAGCGGGCCGTCTCCGAGCGCCACTATGGCGGCCTGGGGCTCGGGCTGTGGATCAGCCAGCAGCTCGTGGTCCGGTTCGGCGGCCACATCGGCGTGAAGAGCGAGCCGGGCAAGGGCGCGACCTTCACGGTGGAGCTGCCTCGCCGGGTGGAGACGGAGGAGGGGGTGGAGTGCCGGAGCCAGACCCCCTCGTGGCCCGGACAGCAGAAGGCCGCGGCCGCCGAGGCCCTGGCGCTCATGGAGGGCGATTCCCTGTGCCGCACCATCCTCGCCGCGCTCTGGGAGGGCATCGTCGTGCAGGACAGCGAGGGCAACATCATCACCGCCAACGCGAGCGCCGAGCACATCCTCGGCCTGTCCCTGGATCAGCTGACGGGCCGCACCTCGATGGATCCCCGGTGGCGGGCCATCCGCGAGGATGGCTCGGACTTCCCCGGCCAGGAGCACCCGGCGATGGTGGCGCTGCGCACGGGCAGGCCGGTGCGGAACGTGACCATGGGCATCTACCGGCCCGATGGCTCCCGGGCCTGGCTGCTCGTCAATGCCCAGCCGCTGCTGCGCGATGGAGAGCCCGCACCCTACATGGTGGTGGCCTCCTTCTTCGACATGACCGGGCAGCGGAAACAGGCCTGA
- a CDS encoding DUF2256 and DUF3253 domain-containing protein, protein MATPPPKECAVCGRTITWRKKWERDWENVRYCSDRCRSRKAQVRDDPLEQLILDVLATRAREATVCPSEVARAAGEEGWRERMEPVREAARRLVARGELDILQGGRVVDPSTVRGPIRLRLRR, encoded by the coding sequence ATGGCGACGCCGCCTCCCAAGGAGTGTGCCGTCTGCGGCCGGACCATCACCTGGCGCAAGAAGTGGGAGCGCGACTGGGAGAACGTTCGCTACTGCTCCGACCGGTGCAGGAGCCGCAAGGCCCAGGTGCGGGATGACCCGCTCGAGCAACTCATCCTGGACGTGCTCGCCACGCGGGCCCGGGAGGCGACGGTGTGTCCCTCGGAGGTGGCGCGCGCCGCCGGGGAGGAGGGCTGGCGCGAGCGCATGGAGCCCGTGCGCGAGGCGGCCCGGCGGCTGGTGGCGCGTGGCGAGCTGGACATCCTCCAGGGTGGCCGGGTGGTGGATCCCTCGACGGTCCGAGGCCCCATCCGCCTGCGCCTGCGCCGCTGA
- a CDS encoding Uma2 family endonuclease, whose protein sequence is MGRRSATYADLEALPANVVGELIAGELYVSPRPAAVHVVAASRVIGELMCPFERGRGGPGGWLLLKKPELHLGEDVLVPDSCGWRRERMSRPPRTAAITLAPDWVCEVLSPSTRVLDQAVKLPVFAREGVRHVWLVDPEARTLEVLRLEGKRYTLLVAHSGPAHVRAEPFEALELELPFLWGEEQGGGTR, encoded by the coding sequence ATGGGACGGAGATCGGCAACCTATGCGGACTTGGAGGCTCTCCCCGCGAACGTCGTGGGGGAACTGATCGCGGGAGAGCTGTACGTCAGCCCTCGACCCGCGGCTGTGCACGTGGTCGCAGCGTCCCGAGTGATTGGCGAATTGATGTGCCCATTTGAGCGGGGCCGGGGAGGCCCTGGTGGCTGGCTTCTCCTGAAAAAGCCGGAGCTGCACCTGGGCGAAGACGTCCTGGTGCCAGATTCGTGCGGCTGGCGGCGGGAGAGGATGTCCAGGCCTCCGCGAACCGCGGCCATCACGCTCGCACCGGATTGGGTTTGCGAGGTGCTGTCCCCCTCCACGAGGGTCCTGGATCAGGCCGTGAAGCTGCCAGTGTTCGCGCGCGAGGGCGTGCGGCATGTCTGGCTCGTGGACCCTGAGGCGCGCACGCTGGAGGTCCTTCGGTTGGAGGGGAAGCGCTATACGTTGCTTGTCGCACACTCAGGCCCGGCTCACGTCCGCGCCGAGCCCTTCGAGGCACTCGAGCTGGAACTGCCCTTCCTCTGGGGCGAGGAGCAGGGCGGTGGTACCCGCTGA